In Treponema denticola, one genomic interval encodes:
- a CDS encoding Ig-like domain repeat protein, translated as MKKKNNILFFTLVICTVMTVFTCKQNIGLGASVNVAPPIGEIGYPNAGETPIRGSFVMRGTASDENGIKSVSIVFQNIETDKKTEVFEAVLTGSGTNSVTWSADINNKSTGHDPEHELVKVYPIPDGEYTAQVTVTDKGGVSSIFTKNYKIDNTPPVFIVSRPSTVVYADDTTTLQADGYGAIFSVIGQAGERNTVEKLNVHVPGASPIDITNMFVGNNINAQVAVYTPTNALYGLQAQDKTKPIRGQLYLYDNAREYNGGEASGEGNKAEWYYLRENIYESVLEKGYTAEVISDYFAGKKGSDKNDHDKKIKELRSDTAALAKLKSKIEKMSEKRSSFKLDPSKSPGFKVIGVKHLSGPMTPGIVSQSSSMLFKAGSDTKFSVELIPNKDNIPLVGGSGFAAYKNSKIKKIVLLKWNGSDFDSGNPISLIDFETLTETYFNTHPDMIKKEGGNLRIQCTFPSDKGEGYYAVKVDGTDISDEDSNKFEAYDDSNTASGGFYIINFLAVGNGPRIRAIRPQGFQKGNFEIFAAVTGIDSTGVVYYNIGGSVPTSPYPATVLTKADPANQSDHKYKATIDVSSLSDGDHEIHFLVKAGSGSTDADKTDFAIDKTPPTADISYPLPADPQAGKITISGTITDGTGSSVKEAGTKYILGKKSSTPALTDSGWQNMTTSTKGSWNVDVDLDTMSAHPENYGTQVGTSSYYKVPLYIRTEDMLGNATVHTKEILFNSDGTKPVVRVLSPQADAIVGGTIQIFGTASAVTGGPSAVGEVYVQFSKTSDFTNVSNMTFGTTGGGYDADWYKSGNGQLVPGTNPAHGQSGAEWRLEINGNGAFNGTSQRQDLYFRFRAKNKNYSDRWGEWTTPVKIIVDKDAPLITDVKIENISTPPSPQNYETNMWIGSGKKLTAKLTDPSGIKEVKITSDKMSGGISYTQTTAPTGWLTPYSAGGVSGYTLSIPLNISGMLGNDFSIKVEITEDTTTGLKSDSTFTFRFDTTAPTGFFGSGLYINSGYFGTSSITNTALADKLRELGAGESSGAGCKILAENTELTVSGVSGSVVNFTPSISAKEYSYILYKPEELIYNGESSSPWIVKGVANDDGSGIAKVEAWVKVDGTETAHTIITETDNTNKITRQLGGQVTWKGKIDLSSLKDGKGTLHYKITDKSGNTYTAPAVAVRVKNKPVKVKTITLVTDIGGSAVEFANNNVNKALKDIDVDSNLDFTANYTSSAFAFKNKTNSKIKVEFTGGQPQVKYTLKYNNVVLAGHDMQNISNGDIITLSEANLTTIGNTTGETTKELVLELWDSASGCTPTGTAPLEKSSFAQIKINTLFDALDDKAPKVVVLPFYWNGEGKDLNNNSLNSLYGGSSKNGHVEIAPVTGLTANTSDNNSYSSVSGKVTLRGFAYDNIKIDTVTAVLPGKTLSATLSGAGPKWTAGTMASDGAVLTVEKLGADYLGYYVKWTLDWDTEKTTNVGLAQEIKITVNDGTTASSDGKANMPNAVTGVTRANENSAQNDVFTDKNPGQFVVFTKGEKQYLTRLASVSGNKVTLENNVPVDVKDVFVYGYNANEAKTNVNVVPFITGLERPDTYNTNRSSSGAYNLLRSDMVTLTGFNLGGAGATVKAVIPNGTASGSEAPISGNKFTLPAAAKSGSIVITVDPDGAGTKPAVEAINNKNNNSKPYNRQDIENRPETKYWTDDLTIDVWKDDEQFAGSDNPKYPSMAMGSNGDLYAAYSNYSESKVYYSKLGGAPQSVYWGYDPPEEAAISVNGANAVNILYSANYHAGAIANWKANIYGAGGLYCYDANAPDLKFFHSNGGKIYRFELFYHQKQLQQFKNFRIARKNNNIHIAYYDTMAASVKYSSVQSGTTNADITSHNGEDEWQEPADNKNNCSEIAWVDLDGSTLPDVLPPDPNLKRVGTVAVLSNSQFENGLQRTGGTTEYCAIALDGSNRPVIVYADVDKGTLRLARASSATPTAASDWKVQKVLPAGDANTGRAADYFAAQFDSTGHLHIVFRNTKGQICYVKSTNANAGASAYTFGKSVVVAENGSRVELTIDGTTPYVAYLSKTNAYDGIQIAYYDANLVKTWKPNGSADQTGAWNIMTAAMKHRAGDARACIAVAPSSVTDWKAAVGYTPGSVYRVVKYVGK; from the coding sequence ATGAAAAAGAAAAATAACATATTATTTTTTACATTGGTTATATGTACCGTAATGACGGTTTTTACATGTAAACAAAACATAGGTTTGGGGGCGAGTGTCAATGTTGCGCCGCCCATCGGTGAAATCGGCTACCCTAATGCAGGAGAAACGCCCATACGCGGAAGTTTTGTGATGCGAGGAACGGCGAGTGACGAGAACGGCATTAAGTCAGTTTCGATCGTGTTTCAAAATATCGAAACGGATAAAAAGACAGAAGTGTTTGAGGCCGTTCTCACCGGCTCCGGTACGAACAGCGTAACATGGTCGGCAGATATAAACAACAAATCTACGGGGCACGACCCCGAACATGAGCTGGTAAAAGTGTACCCTATTCCTGACGGTGAGTATACGGCACAAGTAACTGTTACAGACAAGGGCGGAGTGTCATCCATATTTACAAAGAATTATAAAATAGACAATACTCCTCCTGTATTTATCGTGTCGCGCCCGTCAACGGTTGTATATGCAGACGATACGACAACGCTGCAGGCTGACGGTTATGGAGCTATCTTTTCGGTTATAGGGCAAGCAGGTGAAAGAAATACGGTAGAAAAACTGAATGTGCATGTTCCGGGAGCAAGTCCGATTGATATAACCAATATGTTTGTCGGAAATAATATAAACGCTCAAGTTGCCGTTTACACGCCTACAAATGCTTTATATGGTTTGCAGGCACAGGATAAAACGAAGCCTATCAGAGGTCAATTATATCTGTACGATAATGCCCGCGAATATAATGGCGGCGAAGCTTCGGGCGAAGGAAATAAAGCTGAGTGGTACTATCTTAGGGAGAATATTTACGAGAGTGTCCTTGAAAAAGGCTATACGGCTGAAGTAATCAGCGATTATTTTGCCGGTAAAAAAGGATCAGATAAAAACGATCACGATAAAAAAATAAAAGAATTGCGCAGCGATACAGCCGCTTTGGCCAAGCTTAAATCGAAAATAGAAAAAATGAGCGAAAAGCGCAGCTCCTTTAAACTTGACCCGAGCAAATCGCCGGGATTTAAGGTTATCGGTGTAAAGCATTTGTCCGGGCCTATGACGCCGGGAATTGTCTCTCAATCGTCCTCAATGCTGTTTAAAGCCGGAAGCGACACTAAATTTTCGGTAGAGCTTATTCCCAACAAGGATAATATTCCGCTGGTAGGAGGCTCTGGCTTTGCAGCTTATAAAAACAGCAAAATAAAAAAAATCGTCTTACTGAAATGGAATGGAAGCGATTTTGATAGCGGCAACCCAATATCGCTGATAGATTTTGAAACTTTAACTGAAACATATTTTAATACCCATCCCGATATGATCAAAAAGGAAGGTGGGAATTTACGCATACAGTGCACCTTCCCTTCCGATAAGGGTGAAGGCTACTATGCCGTAAAAGTAGACGGTACCGACATTTCCGATGAGGATTCAAATAAATTTGAAGCATATGACGATTCCAATACGGCAAGCGGCGGCTTTTATATTATAAATTTCCTCGCCGTCGGAAACGGGCCGCGTATACGGGCGATTCGCCCGCAAGGTTTCCAAAAAGGGAATTTTGAAATCTTTGCCGCTGTTACCGGCATCGATTCAACGGGTGTTGTTTATTATAATATAGGTGGATCTGTACCCACCAGTCCGTACCCAGCGACAGTGCTTACAAAAGCTGATCCCGCAAATCAGAGCGATCATAAATATAAGGCTACAATTGATGTAAGCAGCCTGTCCGACGGCGACCATGAAATTCACTTTTTGGTTAAGGCAGGTTCAGGTTCAACCGATGCGGATAAAACCGATTTTGCGATTGATAAAACACCGCCCACTGCTGATATAAGCTACCCTCTTCCTGCCGACCCGCAAGCGGGGAAAATCACTATTTCGGGCACTATTACCGACGGAACAGGATCGAGCGTTAAAGAGGCTGGTACAAAATATATACTGGGTAAAAAGTCTTCTACACCTGCGCTCACCGATTCAGGTTGGCAGAATATGACCACTTCTACAAAGGGTTCGTGGAACGTGGATGTTGATTTGGATACGATGAGTGCTCATCCGGAAAATTACGGAACCCAAGTCGGCACGAGTTCTTACTATAAAGTACCGCTTTATATCCGCACTGAAGATATGCTCGGTAATGCAACTGTTCATACAAAAGAAATTCTTTTTAATTCCGACGGAACGAAGCCGGTTGTAAGAGTACTTTCTCCGCAAGCAGATGCTATTGTCGGCGGAACTATACAAATTTTTGGTACGGCAAGCGCTGTTACCGGCGGACCAAGCGCTGTCGGTGAGGTATATGTACAGTTTTCAAAGACTTCTGATTTTACGAATGTGTCGAATATGACTTTCGGAACTACCGGAGGTGGATACGATGCCGATTGGTATAAGAGTGGAAACGGACAGCTTGTTCCGGGAACGAATCCAGCCCATGGACAAAGCGGTGCTGAGTGGCGGCTTGAAATAAACGGAAACGGCGCATTCAACGGTACATCTCAGCGGCAAGATTTGTATTTCAGATTCCGTGCAAAAAATAAGAACTACAGCGATCGGTGGGGCGAGTGGACGACACCGGTAAAAATAATCGTCGATAAAGATGCTCCGTTAATTACCGACGTAAAAATTGAAAATATTTCGACGCCGCCGTCGCCGCAAAATTATGAAACGAATATGTGGATTGGAAGCGGTAAAAAGCTTACGGCAAAATTGACCGATCCTTCGGGAATAAAAGAAGTTAAAATTACATCAGACAAAATGAGCGGCGGTATATCCTATACACAGACTACGGCGCCCACAGGGTGGCTTACACCTTATAGTGCAGGCGGTGTTTCGGGCTATACGTTAAGCATACCGCTTAATATAAGCGGTATGTTGGGTAATGATTTTTCGATCAAGGTTGAAATTACAGAAGATACAACTACAGGTCTAAAGTCTGATAGTACGTTTACATTCCGGTTTGATACGACTGCCCCGACAGGTTTCTTCGGATCCGGTTTGTATATCAACAGCGGATATTTTGGTACATCTTCAATTACAAATACTGCTCTTGCCGATAAATTACGGGAGTTGGGAGCAGGTGAATCTTCAGGCGCAGGGTGCAAAATATTGGCTGAAAATACAGAACTGACGGTAAGCGGTGTGTCAGGAAGTGTGGTGAATTTTACTCCTTCGATATCTGCTAAAGAATACAGCTATATCCTTTATAAACCGGAAGAGCTGATATACAACGGAGAATCTTCCAGTCCATGGATCGTAAAAGGTGTTGCAAATGACGACGGTTCCGGCATTGCGAAAGTTGAAGCTTGGGTTAAAGTGGATGGCACGGAAACAGCCCACACGATTATAACCGAAACCGATAATACCAATAAAATAACGCGGCAGCTTGGCGGACAAGTTACGTGGAAAGGGAAGATAGACCTTAGCTCTCTTAAAGACGGAAAAGGAACACTGCATTACAAGATAACCGACAAGAGCGGGAATACGTATACGGCACCGGCCGTCGCTGTGCGGGTAAAAAACAAGCCGGTAAAGGTAAAGACAATAACGCTCGTTACTGATATAGGAGGAAGTGCTGTCGAGTTCGCAAATAATAATGTGAACAAAGCCCTCAAGGATATAGACGTAGATTCTAATCTCGACTTTACCGCGAATTATACCAGCAGTGCATTTGCCTTTAAAAATAAAACCAATTCGAAAATAAAGGTTGAATTTACAGGAGGACAGCCTCAGGTAAAGTACACACTGAAATACAACAATGTTGTTTTAGCCGGGCATGATATGCAAAATATCAGCAACGGCGACATCATAACATTGAGCGAAGCTAATTTGACTACGATCGGTAATACTACAGGCGAAACAACCAAAGAATTGGTTTTGGAACTGTGGGATAGCGCATCCGGTTGTACACCGACCGGCACAGCTCCGCTTGAAAAGAGCTCTTTTGCCCAAATTAAAATCAATACACTCTTTGATGCGCTTGACGATAAAGCGCCTAAGGTAGTCGTGCTTCCGTTTTATTGGAACGGAGAAGGCAAAGATTTGAACAATAATTCTCTGAACTCTTTGTATGGGGGCAGCAGTAAAAACGGACATGTGGAAATTGCTCCCGTTACAGGCCTTACCGCTAATACGTCGGATAATAACAGTTATTCATCCGTTTCAGGGAAAGTTACTTTGCGCGGTTTTGCCTACGACAATATTAAGATAGATACGGTTACGGCGGTATTACCCGGCAAAACCTTGTCGGCTACGCTTTCCGGTGCCGGTCCTAAGTGGACGGCGGGAACTATGGCTTCAGACGGTGCCGTATTGACCGTTGAAAAGCTTGGTGCCGACTATCTCGGCTATTACGTCAAATGGACTTTGGATTGGGATACGGAAAAAACAACGAATGTCGGTCTCGCACAAGAAATTAAAATAACCGTAAACGACGGAACAACCGCATCGTCGGACGGCAAAGCGAATATGCCTAATGCCGTAACGGGCGTTACCAGAGCAAACGAAAACTCTGCACAAAACGATGTTTTTACCGATAAAAATCCGGGACAATTTGTTGTATTCACAAAAGGTGAAAAGCAATATCTTACCCGTCTTGCAAGCGTATCCGGTAATAAAGTAACGCTGGAAAACAACGTTCCCGTTGATGTAAAAGACGTTTTTGTGTACGGCTATAATGCAAACGAAGCGAAAACGAATGTAAACGTCGTGCCTTTTATTACGGGCTTAGAACGTCCGGATACCTATAATACCAACCGTTCCTCATCGGGTGCATATAATCTGCTGCGGAGCGATATGGTAACCCTTACAGGGTTTAATCTCGGCGGAGCAGGCGCAACCGTAAAAGCCGTAATTCCCAATGGAACTGCAAGCGGTTCGGAAGCCCCCATTTCCGGCAACAAATTTACACTTCCTGCTGCGGCAAAGTCCGGTTCGATTGTTATTACTGTTGATCCTGACGGTGCCGGAACAAAACCGGCGGTAGAAGCTATTAATAATAAGAATAACAACAGCAAGCCCTATAACCGGCAGGATATTGAAAACCGTCCGGAAACAAAGTATTGGACTGACGATTTGACCATCGATGTATGGAAAGATGACGAACAGTTTGCCGGCAGCGATAATCCGAAATATCCGAGTATGGCGATGGGTTCAAACGGAGATTTATATGCAGCGTACAGTAATTATTCCGAATCCAAAGTATACTACTCAAAGTTAGGCGGCGCGCCTCAATCCGTTTATTGGGGATATGATCCGCCGGAAGAGGCTGCGATAAGCGTGAATGGCGCGAATGCGGTAAATATTTTATATTCCGCTAATTATCATGCAGGTGCTATAGCAAACTGGAAGGCGAACATCTACGGAGCAGGAGGCTTATACTGCTATGATGCCAATGCGCCGGATTTGAAATTTTTTCATAGTAATGGCGGGAAAATATATCGGTTTGAACTTTTTTATCACCAAAAGCAATTACAGCAGTTTAAGAACTTCCGTATTGCAAGGAAAAATAATAACATACATATAGCGTATTATGATACTATGGCAGCATCCGTTAAGTACTCATCGGTTCAGTCGGGAACAACAAATGCAGATATTACTTCCCACAATGGTGAGGACGAATGGCAGGAGCCTGCAGATAATAAAAATAATTGCAGTGAAATAGCATGGGTAGATTTGGACGGCAGTACTCTCCCGGATGTACTACCACCCGATCCTAATTTAAAGAGAGTCGGTACTGTTGCGGTACTTTCGAATAGTCAATTCGAAAACGGGCTTCAACGTACCGGCGGTACTACCGAATACTGCGCTATTGCCTTGGACGGTTCAAACAGACCGGTCATTGTCTATGCCGATGTCGACAAAGGTACCCTGCGGCTTGCACGGGCTTCTTCAGCAACTCCTACTGCTGCAAGTGATTGGAAAGTACAAAAGGTACTTCCCGCAGGCGATGCCAATACGGGGCGTGCAGCGGATTATTTTGCCGCGCAATTCGACTCTACCGGTCATTTGCACATTGTGTTCCGCAACACAAAAGGACAGATTTGCTATGTAAAATCCACAAATGCCAATGCGGGAGCTTCCGCTTATACTTTTGGAAAAAGCGTTGTCGTTGCGGAAAACGGTTCACGGGTAGAGCTTACGATAGACGGTACAACCCCCTACGTTGCGTATTTGAGTAAAACAAATGCGTATGACGGCATTCAAATTGCGTATTATGACGCGAATTTGGTAAAAACATGGAAGCCTAACGGTTCTGCGGATCAAACAGGCGCATGGAATATTATGACTGCCGCAATGAAACATCGTGCCGGCGATGCACGTGCTTGTATTGCCGTTGCCCCGTCTTCTGTAACCGACTGGAAGGCGGCGGTAGGTTATACGCCGGGCAGCGTATACCGTGTCGTAAAATATGTAGGTAAGTAG
- a CDS encoding adenylate/guanylate cyclase domain-containing protein, giving the protein MNEKADLKEYACTALFVDIRNFTEQLNNTSNSDSFIDLLEKVYLTGIEISSKIVDSDNYYINSTGDGYLIVVFGEDHFLLGFLIGLMLHKKLSKVFADTTNKVLEDGEYFFGIGIESGFVKKVYAKIAETKIETYIGNVINTAARLEALSKEHARAPIIYGPELNELLVKKLLGIDYSTLMKKAKNTDNPEDIHKEMNQINTKLLSSYLFEHRLKGIKKHIPTFRISPTLFLFSDQPFIEFKSLLPIKYQERLSTLNI; this is encoded by the coding sequence ATGAATGAAAAGGCTGATTTGAAAGAATATGCCTGTACGGCATTGTTTGTTGATATTAGAAATTTTACTGAACAGTTAAATAATACATCTAATTCTGATTCATTTATTGATTTACTTGAGAAAGTTTATTTGACTGGAATAGAAATTTCGTCAAAAATAGTTGATTCAGATAATTACTACATAAATTCAACAGGTGATGGATATTTAATAGTAGTATTCGGCGAAGATCATTTCCTATTAGGTTTTTTGATTGGCTTAATGTTGCATAAAAAATTATCCAAAGTATTTGCAGATACGACAAATAAAGTTCTGGAAGATGGTGAATATTTTTTTGGAATTGGAATAGAATCTGGATTTGTTAAGAAGGTTTATGCAAAAATTGCAGAAACAAAAATAGAAACATATATAGGCAATGTCATCAATACAGCAGCCCGTCTTGAAGCTTTATCAAAAGAACATGCAAGGGCGCCTATTATCTATGGCCCTGAGTTGAATGAACTATTAGTAAAAAAACTATTAGGTATAGACTATAGCACTCTTATGAAGAAGGCCAAAAACACTGATAATCCAGAAGACATCCATAAGGAAATGAATCAAATTAACACTAAGTTACTCTCTTCTTATTTATTTGAACATAGATTAAAAGGTATAAAAAAGCATATACCAACATTTCGGATATCTCCTACTCTTTTTTTATTCTCAGATCAACCCTTTATTGAATTTAAATCGCTTCTTCCAATCAAATATCAGGAAAGATTATCAACGTTGAATATATAA
- a CDS encoding type II toxin-antitoxin system TacA family antitoxin: MAVALKDVKIDLRASIQQKFTLEKAAELKHISLSSYILSTSLKQAQIDLTENDTLILSNRDRDLVMMALDNPPEPNEALKKLFQ, encoded by the coding sequence ATGGCAGTTGCATTAAAAGATGTAAAAATTGACTTGAGAGCTAGTATTCAGCAAAAATTTACACTTGAGAAAGCTGCTGAACTTAAACATATTTCTCTCTCTTCATATATTCTTTCAACTTCATTAAAACAAGCACAAATAGATTTAACGGAAAATGACACTCTTATACTTTCTAATCGTGATAGAGATTTAGTGATGATGGCTTTAGATAATCCGCCGGAACCAAATGAGGCTTTGAAAAAATTATTTCAATGA
- a CDS encoding type II toxin-antitoxin system RelE family toxin, with protein sequence MTNYKIAETAAFEKKIKSKKYEFLYQKIKNYVYPILRKNPHFGPNIKKLKGIYKEIYRFRLGAFRLFYKVSEEKVIVFIIDSVKELDW encoded by the coding sequence TTGACTAACTATAAAATTGCAGAAACAGCGGCTTTTGAGAAAAAAATAAAATCAAAAAAGTACGAATTTCTATATCAAAAAATTAAAAATTATGTATATCCCATATTAAGAAAAAATCCGCATTTCGGACCTAACATAAAAAAATTAAAAGGCATTTACAAAGAGATATACCGCTTTAGATTAGGAGCCTTCCGTCTTTTTTATAAAGTGTCAGAAGAAAAAGTCATCGTATTTATTATTGACAGCGTAAAGGAATTGGATTGGTAA
- the vapC gene encoding type II toxin-antitoxin system VapC family toxin has translation MIIADTSVWIDYVKGIDAPHTDMLDNELIRNRVVTGDIIITEFLQGFKNDREYLMAKHIMDSLEYRDFLGKEIAIQAANNYRKLRKQGITVRKTIDVIIATFCIENGFSLIHNDRDFDPMEKILGLIVKR, from the coding sequence ATGATTATCGCAGATACATCGGTTTGGATTGATTATGTAAAAGGGATTGATGCACCTCATACCGATATGTTGGATAATGAATTAATCCGTAACAGAGTCGTAACCGGTGATATAATAATAACTGAATTTTTACAAGGATTTAAAAACGATAGAGAATACCTCATGGCAAAGCACATTATGGATAGTCTGGAATACAGAGATTTTCTCGGAAAGGAAATTGCAATACAAGCTGCAAATAATTATAGAAAATTGAGAAAACAGGGCATTACAGTAAGAAAAACAATAGATGTTATAATCGCAACATTTTGTATAGAAAACGGATTTTCATTAATACACAATGATAGGGATTTTGATCCAATGGAAAAAATTTTAGGATTGATTGTTAAAAGGTAG
- a CDS encoding MBL fold metallo-hydrolase encodes MIEIDVLPASSEKKGGDAILLRIGSFSYDNHYNNKQKVILIDSGYKSTAENIEKYLSDYYHTDTIDYVFITHPDSDHISGLLELLKRKKIKISNTFIHDPWNHKVELFTRSKDGRRTIKSIGSTLGENLSILSETLDLLGEKNNEIFGVAGNKNLGLYILGPNKNDYLKYLSEFPGMDNERHISSESVYTDKEFDYQPLFKHFLDDPKTSAKNDSSMIILLYNSKKEPIALFTGDAGVNSICKALRNADAENLEYQNVALMQMPHHGSIKNINEDIINLIKPKKMFVSAPDDDSEHPSKLVVNYVINEGIPVKHISSSGGIVFYFDMIERRPGWSSVPNKKAFTKVQKIKEGY; translated from the coding sequence ATGATAGAAATTGATGTTTTGCCTGCTTCATCTGAAAAAAAAGGTGGGGATGCAATTTTATTAAGAATTGGTTCATTTTCATATGATAATCACTACAACAATAAACAAAAGGTAATATTGATTGATAGTGGTTATAAGAGTACTGCCGAGAACATAGAAAAATATTTAAGTGATTATTACCATACTGATACAATAGATTATGTATTTATTACGCACCCTGATTCTGATCATATTTCTGGATTGTTAGAATTATTAAAGCGTAAGAAAATAAAAATATCAAATACATTTATTCATGATCCTTGGAATCATAAGGTTGAATTATTTACACGAAGTAAGGATGGCCGCAGAACAATAAAATCCATCGGATCAACTCTTGGTGAAAATCTTTCAATTTTATCAGAAACCTTAGATTTACTTGGTGAAAAGAACAACGAAATATTTGGTGTTGCAGGCAATAAAAATCTTGGGTTATATATCCTTGGACCAAATAAAAACGATTATCTGAAATATCTCTCTGAATTTCCGGGAATGGATAATGAACGGCATATTTCCAGTGAAAGTGTATATACAGATAAAGAATTTGACTATCAACCATTATTTAAACATTTCCTCGATGATCCAAAGACATCAGCTAAAAATGATTCATCTATGATAATACTGTTATATAATAGCAAAAAAGAACCGATTGCTCTATTTACAGGTGATGCAGGAGTTAATTCTATATGCAAAGCTTTAAGAAATGCTGATGCTGAAAATTTAGAATATCAAAATGTTGCATTAATGCAAATGCCACATCATGGAAGTATAAAAAATATAAATGAGGATATTATAAACCTCATTAAGCCTAAGAAAATGTTTGTGTCTGCTCCTGATGACGATAGCGAACACCCGTCAAAATTAGTTGTAAATTATGTAATCAATGAAGGAATTCCTGTTAAACATATAAGCAGTTCTGGGGGAATTGTTTTTTATTTTGATATGATAGAACGTCGCCCTGGGTGGTCGTCAGTTCCAAACAAGAAGGCATTTACAAAAGTTCAAAAAATAAAAGAAGGATATTAA
- a CDS encoding DUF3800 domain-containing protein, translated as MYLLYADDSGVISDPKVKYSVLAGFATFENQTYWIQKAVDDIMLKYIGRADLELHASPIRSGKGIWRSFPKENRESILKECLDYVKNNYPRQFILFGAVIDNSTESVPENLFTQITSRFDKFLTRKYLKNKEPARGLAVFDKSKMENQYQNWSKIYQTMGNQWKEKLNNFSEVPLFLDSEMSRSIQIADLIAFSLFRNFEYNDNAYYSIIKDCFDKEKNLQHGLYLLGKNNI; from the coding sequence ATGTATTTACTATATGCTGATGATTCAGGAGTAATTTCAGACCCAAAGGTAAAATATAGTGTTTTGGCAGGTTTTGCAACTTTTGAAAATCAAACATATTGGATTCAAAAAGCTGTAGATGATATTATGTTAAAATATATAGGCAGGGCAGACTTGGAATTACATGCAAGTCCTATAAGAAGCGGAAAAGGTATATGGAGAAGCTTTCCAAAAGAAAATAGAGAATCTATTCTAAAGGAATGCCTTGATTATGTAAAAAACAACTATCCCCGCCAGTTTATTCTTTTTGGTGCAGTAATTGATAATTCAACAGAAAGTGTACCTGAGAATCTATTTACACAAATCACAAGCAGGTTTGATAAATTCTTAACACGAAAATACTTGAAAAATAAAGAACCGGCAAGAGGTTTAGCTGTTTTTGATAAATCAAAAATGGAAAATCAATATCAGAACTGGTCGAAGATTTATCAAACGATGGGAAATCAATGGAAAGAGAAATTAAATAATTTTTCAGAAGTACCATTGTTTTTAGATTCGGAAATGTCTCGTTCTATACAAATTGCCGATTTAATAGCATTTTCATTATTCAGAAATTTTGAATATAATGATAATGCATATTATTCAATAATTAAAGATTGCTTTGATAAAGAAAAAAATCTACAACATGGATTATATCTTTTGGGAAAAAATAACATATAA
- a CDS encoding GNAT family N-acetyltransferase, with product MISSYRLVSIKEIQQKSILRKFDCDIEVLNEFLSQYAIKNDELGIGRTFVALNHNNFVSGYFTLATAQVAYQKIPDKYRDKLPKYPIPALRIARLAVDKELQGKGVGGWLLSQVFIKTIQVAEITGLYLIIVDAKETSKSFYEHYGFQKFMDEELSYFIVIDTIRKAIQK from the coding sequence ATGATTAGCAGTTATAGATTAGTTTCAATCAAAGAAATACAACAAAAATCGATACTTAGAAAATTTGATTGTGATATTGAAGTGTTAAATGAATTTTTATCACAATATGCAATAAAGAATGATGAGTTAGGTATAGGTAGAACTTTTGTTGCTTTGAATCACAATAACTTCGTTTCAGGCTATTTTACATTAGCAACAGCTCAAGTGGCTTATCAAAAAATCCCAGATAAATATAGAGATAAATTGCCAAAATATCCAATTCCTGCATTAAGAATTGCAAGGCTTGCTGTTGATAAAGAATTACAGGGGAAAGGAGTAGGAGGATGGCTTCTTTCACAAGTTTTTATAAAGACTATTCAAGTCGCAGAGATAACAGGCCTATATTTGATAATAGTAGATGCGAAAGAAACTTCAAAAAGCTTTTATGAACATTACGGGTTTCAAAAATTCATGGATGAGGAGCTATCTTATTTCATAGTGATTGATACAATAAGAAAAGCAATCCAAAAATAA
- a CDS encoding type II toxin-antitoxin system VapB family antitoxin: MRTNIVIDDTLMNEALHASGYKTKKETVEEALKLLITLKNQASIRNFRGKLFWDGDLEKMRLDK, encoded by the coding sequence ATGAGAACAAATATCGTTATTGATGATACCTTAATGAATGAGGCTTTGCATGCTTCCGGTTATAAAACAAAAAAAGAAACAGTTGAAGAAGCTTTAAAACTTTTAATAACATTAAAAAATCAAGCAAGCATAAGAAATTTCCGCGGGAAACTGTTTTGGGATGGTGATTTGGAAAAAATGAGGCTTGATAAATGA